The Candidatus Nanosynbacter sp. HMT-352 region GGTTTTCCAATTTCTCCAAAATCTCACTTTCACTCATTTCACTTTCTCCTTAAAAATTTAGTAACATTTCACCTTACCGTTCAGACATACGCTCCACGCCTTCCACCCGCTCGAATCCCACTTACTGCGTGTCGCATAAATCTTATAAGCGAGCGCCACATTATATTCTGGATGGTACCGCCTGTCTGTCATGTCGTGGATTGAATTGACCTGGAATAAACCAGCGTCATTCGTTCCATTCGTGTTGTATCCCAGAGCGTTTGTTCGGCATCCACTCTCAGCCTTCATCACTGCCATAGCGATATCCACGTTCCAGTCGTATTTAGCGACCAGCGGTCGAAACCCCTCGCAGACACCTGCGCCAGCTGCCTCCACAGCAGCTTTTGGCGGCGCAGATGCATGAGCTTCGACCGCTGCGACCTTAGGCTTTAGTAGCGCCGGTCGCTCGCTCGCTACTTTACGGCTTTTAACTGTTGAATCTGCTCAGAGATTCTTGTTTCCAGCTGGCTATTCTTCGATTCCTGGTACTTTACTCCCAGTCCGAATCCAACCACGCTAGCGATTAGCGCCACGATGGTGATGGTTTTAATGCTTTCAATAACGTTTTTCCAATTGATTTTTTTCATAGTCTTTTCTTCCTTTTTATGTTTAGATTTTTTAGTAACTCCAAGCTGCTCAGGTGTCGGTGGCTTGCTTGGTTTCTGATGCTGAATTTTCGTCAGCTCATATTCTAAAGAGCCCTCATTAATAGCTGCCTCCTTTCTTAGTTAAATATCCCCTCGAGAAGCCAGCTGTCTATGTCGCCACTATTATAATTTCTTTGGCCGATCCGCTTAAG contains the following coding sequences:
- a CDS encoding transglycosylase SLT domain-containing protein, with translation MEAAGAGVCEGFRPLVAKYDWNVDIAMAVMKAESGCRTNALGYNTNGTNDAGLFQVNSIHDMTDRRYHPEYNVALAYKIYATRSKWDSSGWKAWSVCLNGKVKCY